The following proteins are encoded in a genomic region of Flammeovirga pectinis:
- a CDS encoding M42 family metallopeptidase, producing the protein MDTQSKDFLYKYLNNASPTGHEAEGQRIWLDYVKPYVDTTFVDNYGTAVGVINPEAPFKVVIEAHADEIGWYVNYITAEGYIYVIRNGGSDHQIAPSKRVLLHGENGVVEGIFGWPAIHTRKPGKEATPSLDNIFIDVGAASKEEVEEMGIFVGTVITYEDELRELNKGRFFSGRALDNRIGGFMIAEVARRLKEEGHEVPFGLYVVNAVQEEVGLRGAEMITQTIKPNVAIVTDVCHDSSAPMYNKQLEGDTKGGNGPVLTFAPAVQNNLLKMLIDTAKEKEIPFQRAASSRVTGTDTDAFAYSNGGVPSALISLPLKYMHTTVETAHADDIENTIKLMYEFIKQLPNEHDFRYIK; encoded by the coding sequence ATGGATACTCAAAGCAAAGATTTTTTATACAAATATTTAAATAATGCTTCACCTACGGGACATGAAGCTGAGGGACAGCGTATTTGGTTAGATTATGTAAAACCTTACGTTGATACTACCTTTGTAGACAATTACGGCACTGCTGTGGGAGTGATTAACCCAGAAGCTCCTTTTAAAGTAGTTATAGAAGCACATGCTGACGAAATTGGTTGGTATGTAAATTATATTACTGCAGAGGGTTACATTTATGTAATTAGAAATGGTGGTTCAGACCATCAAATAGCCCCGTCTAAACGTGTATTATTACATGGTGAAAATGGTGTTGTTGAAGGTATCTTTGGATGGCCAGCAATCCATACAAGAAAACCTGGTAAAGAGGCAACACCATCTTTAGATAATATCTTTATTGATGTTGGAGCTGCTTCAAAAGAAGAAGTTGAGGAAATGGGTATTTTTGTAGGTACTGTTATTACTTATGAGGATGAACTAAGAGAACTGAATAAAGGTAGATTCTTTTCTGGTAGAGCACTAGATAACAGAATTGGTGGCTTTATGATTGCTGAAGTTGCTCGAAGACTAAAAGAAGAAGGTCATGAAGTACCGTTTGGACTTTATGTAGTAAATGCTGTTCAGGAAGAAGTTGGTTTAAGAGGTGCTGAGATGATCACTCAAACAATAAAGCCAAATGTAGCAATCGTTACAGATGTTTGTCATGATTCTTCTGCTCCTATGTATAACAAACAACTTGAAGGTGATACTAAAGGTGGTAATGGACCTGTACTTACTTTTGCTCCTGCTGTTCAGAACAATTTATTAAAGATGTTAATTGATACTGCTAAAGAGAAAGAGATTCCTTTCCAACGTGCAGCTTCATCTAGAGTAACAGGAACGGATACTGATGCCTTTGCTTATTCTAATGGAGGTGTTCCTTCGGCATTAATATCATTACCATTAAAATATATGCATACTACAGTAGAAACTGCACATGCAGATGACATTGAAAATACTATTAAATTGATGTATGAGTTTATTAAGCAGCTGCCTAATGAACATGATTTTAGATACATTAAGTAA
- a CDS encoding DUF2606 family protein gives MKKTSIYSVIVLMICVCISTSFTTISAEKPFALIGLQVTVLDEKGNVIEGAEVTLYANEDDAWDEENGMKAKDKTNKNGRVKFTKGLKEQAYYVVAKKGDQVSEDGLKSSKLSKNKMNKINVIISKSHGVSVPKVKN, from the coding sequence ATGAAAAAGACTAGCATTTATTCAGTAATAGTACTTATGATTTGTGTATGCATAAGTACAAGTTTTACAACTATATCAGCAGAAAAGCCTTTTGCTTTAATAGGGTTACAAGTAACTGTATTAGATGAAAAAGGAAATGTGATAGAAGGAGCGGAAGTAACACTTTACGCAAACGAAGATGACGCCTGGGATGAAGAAAATGGCATGAAGGCGAAGGATAAAACAAATAAAAATGGTAGAGTTAAATTTACCAAAGGATTGAAAGAACAAGCCTATTATGTTGTAGCAAAAAAAGGTGATCAAGTTTCTGAAGATGGTTTGAAATCTTCTAAACTATCAAAAAATAAAATGAATAAGATAAATGTAATTATTTCTAAAAGCCATGGTGTTTCGGTACCAAAAGTAAAGAACTAA
- the pncA gene encoding bifunctional nicotinamidase/pyrazinamidase, translated as MRALLIIDVQNDFIPGGALQVPEGDHIIPIINNISSKFDVVVATKDWHPVGHKSFAKNHKKKEIGEIVELNGLPQILWPEHCVENTDGAEFVSSLNTEHIDAVFKKGTDTEVDSYSGFFDNDKRNDTGLNKFLTLKGVTEIYIAGLATEYCVKFTALDAKGCGYKTFLVEDATRGVNIKPTDVQNAVIDLKVSGIKVVNSKEII; from the coding sequence ATGCGCGCATTATTAATCATAGATGTACAAAATGATTTTATACCTGGTGGAGCTTTACAAGTTCCAGAAGGAGATCATATTATTCCCATTATTAATAATATATCATCTAAGTTTGATGTAGTAGTAGCAACCAAGGATTGGCATCCAGTTGGCCATAAAAGTTTTGCTAAAAATCATAAGAAAAAAGAAATTGGGGAAATTGTAGAGCTTAACGGTCTCCCGCAAATTCTTTGGCCAGAACACTGTGTAGAGAATACTGATGGAGCTGAATTTGTTTCATCATTAAACACAGAACATATTGATGCTGTTTTTAAAAAAGGGACAGATACTGAGGTTGATAGCTACAGTGGTTTTTTTGATAACGATAAAAGAAATGATACTGGTTTAAATAAATTTCTGACCTTAAAAGGAGTTACTGAAATTTATATTGCTGGGTTAGCAACCGAATATTGTGTTAAGTTTACAGCATTAGACGCTAAAGGTTGCGGGTATAAGACTTTTTTAGTAGAAGATGCAACAAGAGGCGTTAATATAAAGCCAACTGATGTGCAGAATGCTGTTATCGATTTAAAGGTATCTGGTATTAAAGTAGTAAATAGTAAAGAGATTATTTAG
- a CDS encoding ferritin — protein sequence MGIAKKRLQSSLNSEVEKMLNEQVQLEDQSSQFYLSFASWCETEGYVKSAEFLYDHAEEERTHMLKFFKYINAVGGHALAAEITAVPHEFKSLRHVFEQVLEHEIKVTKAINEIVDCCFQQKDFSTFQFLQWFVAEQREEEETARTILDAFDLIGEDSPQGLWLIDQEIGRIGTEGVDSDPSATA from the coding sequence ATGGGAATTGCAAAAAAACGTTTACAATCTTCTCTGAACAGTGAAGTAGAAAAAATGCTAAACGAGCAAGTTCAATTAGAGGATCAATCATCTCAATTTTATTTATCTTTTGCATCTTGGTGCGAAACTGAGGGATATGTAAAATCTGCAGAGTTTTTATATGACCACGCAGAAGAAGAAAGAACTCATATGTTGAAGTTCTTTAAGTACATTAATGCTGTTGGTGGCCATGCATTAGCTGCAGAAATTACAGCTGTTCCTCATGAATTTAAATCTTTAAGACACGTCTTTGAACAAGTGTTAGAGCACGAAATTAAAGTAACAAAAGCTATTAATGAGATTGTTGACTGCTGTTTTCAACAAAAAGATTTCAGTACATTCCAATTTTTACAATGGTTTGTTGCTGAACAAAGAGAAGAAGAAGAAACTGCTCGTACAATTTTAGATGCTTTTGATTTAATTGGAGAAGATAGTCCTCAGGGATTATGGTTAATTGACCAAGAGATTGGAAGAATTGGTACAGAGGGTGTCGATTCGGATCCTTCTGCAACTGCATAA